The sequence ATTAATAAAGTTGTTAAACAAACTGTAACACCAGAACTATTCCGTAAAGAATACGAGAATGTATTTGGGGATAATGAATTATGGAATCAAATCGAAACAAGTGATGAGCCATTGTATACATTTGACGAAAAGTCAACTTATATTCAAAATCCACCGTTCTTTGAAGGCTTAAATCCTGATCCAGATGAAGTTAAACCACTAACTGGATTGCGTGTTGTAGGTAGATTTGGTGACTCTGTTACAACTGACCATATTTCACCAGCAGGGGCGATTGGGATCAATACACCGGCGGGTAAATATTTACGTGCAAATGGCGTAGAGCCTCGTGATTTTAACTCATATGGTTCACGTCGTGGAAACCATGAGGTTATGATGCGTGGTACATTTGCAAATATTCGTATCCGTAACCAAATTGCACCTGGAACAGAAGGTGGTTTCACAACATACTGGCCAACAGGGGAAGTAACATCAATCTATGATGCTTGTATGAAGTATAAAGAAAACGGCACAGGTCTTGTGATTTTAGCAGGTAAAGACTATGGGATGGGATCCTCCCGTGACTGGGCTGCTAAAGGTACAAACCTTTTAGGAATTAAAACAGTAATTGCTGAAAGTTACGAGCGTATTCACCGTTCAAACCTTGTACTAATGGGCGTTCTTCCGCTACAGTTTAAAGAAGGAGAAAGCGCTGATACACTTGGTTTAACTGGCGAGGAAGTAATCAACGTTCAAATTGATGAAAAGGTTCGTCCACGTGACCTCGTTAAAGTAACAGCTACTGATAAAGATGGGAACATGAAAGAATTTGAAGCATTAGTTCGTTTCGATTCTGAAGTAGAAATTGATTACTATCGTCATGGCGGTATTTTACAAATGGTTCTTCGCGAAAAATTAAAATAAAATCTCTATTATCAAGGCACCGTACGGTCATTCGTAGGGTGCCTTTATCAGGCTAATGTGCTGCTGACAAACATGAAGCAGGATGAAGAAAAGTCTCATATATAATCGCAGGTAAATTTTTACATAGATTGATGACTTTAGGCTAAAATATACATAACAACTGATGGAACGGAGGTATTTTATGGTTAAAAAAGTGATCGCAACTTTTTTGTTTCTCGTTTTAATTGCGGTCGTTGTCGTACAAGCGATGGAACCAGGGAAACAAAAGGATACCCTTCCTGGTTTAGCCATAGGTGAAAAAGCTCCTGATTTTGAATTAAAGACGTTATCTGGTGAAACCGTAAAGCTCTCTGATTATCGAGGAAAAAAAGTTTTGATTAATTTTTGGGCAACATGGTGTCCACCATGTAAAGAAGAAATGCCAGACATGGAGAAGTTTTATCAAGAAAACCGAGAAGATGTAGTGATCTTAGCTGTTAATATTGATCCACAGTTTAATGTAAAACAATTTGTCTCTGATATGGGAGTTACTTTCCCAATCTTGCTGGATGAGAAAGATGAAGTCAATTTCCAATATCAAGTGTTAACCATTCCCACTACTTACTTTATAGATCAAGAGGGAATCATCCGATATAAATACTTAACAGCCATGACACAAGATCTTATGAAAGAATATACGGATAATATGTAGAGAAAAAACACTGATAAATCTAATCGGTGTTTTTTTATTTATAAAATAATAAAAATAAACTTAAAAAAGTGATTTTTCTCACAATCAAAATGATAAAACCTTGATATAATGTCAATGTAAGATGAAATATGTCGAATGAGGTCGCAAAGAAATTAATTTTCAAAAATTTATAATAATTAAATCAGATTTTGGTCATAATAACCATTATAATAGTATGTAAGGTAGGTGAAGTTATAATGAGAAAACCTAGAAAACGTTCTTTCACAGAATTAGTTAATGAGAATAAGCTTCAATTAATGCGTGATGAAAAAGCGATTGAAAAAATTGAAGAACGCTTAGAAAAGAAGCATTTAAGCAAAGCTGAATAACAATTATTGCGGTCTCACCGATGGGTGTCCCGTGTCATACATTACCATTAATGAAAGCCCTCTCAAGAGGTAATACTTTTATTTGAGGAGTAACGACAGCATCATTACGGCTGGTAATAACAGACTCGAGAGTATTTCATCTAGAGGAGGAATCATAATGGGAAACCCAAAAAAAGATAGCAAACACTTTGTGCCAAGTCATATTGGGACAAAGTCAAGAAGTTTTGGCGGGAATAAAGGAAAACAAATGCAAGATAATTCTGGACAACATGCCCAAGTTATGCAAACAAAGGGCGAATAACACATATCAAGAGAAATGTCTTTTATTTAGACATTTCTCTTTTTTTATTAAAGCCATTCAAACGTTAAATGGATACATATAAAACTTAATTAAGGAAAAATTAATGATTGAGGAGGTGTTATTATGCAAAAAATTGCTGTAGAAGGTTCTTTAACAAATGTTCAACAAGCTTTACGTGAAAAAGGATATGATGTGGTTGAACTTAATAGTGGAGCAAATCTTCAAAACTTTGATTGTTGTGTAGTTTCCGGCTTAGATACAGATGTTATGGGTATGCAAGATGCCTTAACGAACGGTTCGGTTATCGAGGCTAGTGGACTTTCAGCTGATGAAATCGTACAGCGAATTGAAAGTAAAAAGAAGTAGGATAACTTTAGATTAAAGTGTTTTCTGGTACACCAGACCTAAAATCAAATCCTACATGTGTAATAAAAATTTTTAGACAAACTAGACTCGTACCTTCAACATGATAAGGAGGATATGCATGGCTTATAATAACAGACCTAACCCAGATGATCGAAGTGATAATGTAGAGAAATTACAAGAGATGATTGTGAATACGGACGATAATATCCGTAAGGCTGAACAAACAATGCAAAATTTAAGTGGTGAAGATCGAGCTCGAGTGGAAGCAAAAAATGAGCGCCGTCGTGAAAGTATCGAAGCGATGCGTGCTGAAATTAAAGACGAAAATCGTGCACACTAATTAAGGTAAAGGTTATCAT is a genomic window of Niallia sp. XMNu-256 containing:
- a CDS encoding acid-soluble spore protein N; its protein translation is MGNPKKDSKHFVPSHIGTKSRSFGGNKGKQMQDNSGQHAQVMQTKGE
- a CDS encoding YkuS family protein — encoded protein: MQKIAVEGSLTNVQQALREKGYDVVELNSGANLQNFDCCVVSGLDTDVMGMQDALTNGSVIEASGLSADEIVQRIESKKK
- the tlp gene encoding small acid-soluble spore protein Tlp, translating into MAYNNRPNPDDRSDNVEKLQEMIVNTDDNIRKAEQTMQNLSGEDRARVEAKNERRRESIEAMRAEIKDENRAH
- a CDS encoding TlpA disulfide reductase family protein — translated: MVKKVIATFLFLVLIAVVVVQAMEPGKQKDTLPGLAIGEKAPDFELKTLSGETVKLSDYRGKKVLINFWATWCPPCKEEMPDMEKFYQENREDVVILAVNIDPQFNVKQFVSDMGVTFPILLDEKDEVNFQYQVLTIPTTYFIDQEGIIRYKYLTAMTQDLMKEYTDNM
- a CDS encoding FbpB family small basic protein codes for the protein MRKPRKRSFTELVNENKLQLMRDEKAIEKIEERLEKKHLSKAE